The following proteins are co-located in the Malus sylvestris chromosome 13, drMalSylv7.2, whole genome shotgun sequence genome:
- the LOC126596336 gene encoding MLP-like protein 423 — MASCDGKLEVEVEVKSPAQKFWEALRDSTTVFPKAFPHDYKSIDVLEGDGKAVGSVRLITYAEGSALVKVSKETIDAVDEVGKAVAYKVIDGDLLKYYKSFKCTLTVTPKGDGSLVKWSSVYEKAHEQVPEPSIIKDFAAKNFLELDAYVLAN, encoded by the exons atggCTTCATGTGATGGAAAGCTTGAAGTAGAAGTTGAGGTGAAGTCTCCTGCACAAAAGTTTTGGGAAGCCCTTAGGGACTCCACCACTGTCTTCCCCAAGGCATTTCCTCATGACTACAAAAGCATCGATGTCCTCGAAGGTGATGGCAAAGCTGTTGGATCCGTTCGGCTTATTACATATGCTGAAG GTTCTGCACTTGTGAAAGTATCAAAGGAGACGATCGATGCAGTGGATGAAGTCGGAAAGGCGGTTGCTTATAAGGTGATCGACGGAGATCTGCTCAAGTACTACAAGAGCTTCAAGTGCACCCTAACCGTGACTCCCAAGGGAGACGGGAGCTTGGTGAAATGGTCGTCTGTGTATGAGAAAGCACACGAACAGGTTCCCGAACCAAGCATCATCAAGGATTTTGCTGCCAAGAACTTCCTGGAGCTCGATGCCTATGTTCTggctaattaa
- the LOC126596325 gene encoding xyloglucan O-acetyltransferase 1-like, producing MGTTTSPFKDQYHHSSSLAKKLLPYAIYVLLPIAVIRLYVYTPSPSLSSTDHLPHSTEITISTSSSSYSSSPSPLPPISSSQEEERAKETTPSCDYTRGKWVHEKLGPLYNGTTCGTIKEGQNCITHGKTDLGYLYWRWKPSKCQLPRFEPSTFLHLISNKHIAFVGDSMARNQLESLLCMLATASPPNLVYTDGEENKFRRWNFPSHNANVSVYWSPFLVKGVEKSPNGPNYNKLYLDQVNERWAAELGGFDMVVLSVGHWFLHPAVYFEGDDVLGCHFCPGLNHTEIEFYDVLRKAVRTTLKTIIERRGNGSGIDVVLTTFSPAHFEGEWDKNGACSKTKPYKEGEKQLEGMDAEMRQLEVEEVEAARANGEKFVGFRLEALDVTKLSLMRPDGHPGPYMNKFPFADGVPERVQNDCVHWCLPGPIDTWNEILLEVMKKWNQGK from the exons ATGGGAACAACAACAAGCCCTTTCAAAGACCAATATCATCACTCATCATCTCTTGCCAAAAAGCTCTTGCCTTATGCAATCTATGTCCTCCTCCCCATTGCTGTAATCCGCTTGTACGTATacactccctctccctctctctcctccacagATCACCTCCCTCACTCCACTGAAATTACCATCtcaacctcctcctcctcttatTCTTCCTCTCCTTCCCCATTGCCCCCCATTTCCTCCTCTCAAG AAGAGGAAAGGGCTAAAGAAACTACACCTTCATGTGACTACACCAGGGGCAAATGGGTCCATGAGAAGCTGGGCCCTTTGTACAATGGCACAACCTGTGGGACAATCAAGGAAGGTCAGAACTGCATCACCCATGGAAAAACTGATTTGGGTTATCTCTACTGGAGGTGGAAACCTAGCAAGTGCCAGCTCCCCAGGTTTGAACCCAGCACTTTTCTCCATCTTATTAGCAACAAGCACATAGCTTTTGTGGGGGACTCCATGGCCAGGAACCAGTTGGAGTCCCTCCTCTGCATGCTTGCCACTGCCTCTCCTCCCAACCTTGTTTACACAGATGGGGAGGAGAACAAGTTTAGGAGATGGAATTTTCCATCCCACAATGCCAATGTGTCAGTTTATTGGTCACCATTTCTTGTGAAAGGGGTTGAGAAATCACCAAATGGTCCAAATTATAATAAATTGTATTTGGATCAAGTGAATGAGAGGTGGGCTGCGGAGTTGGGGGGATTTGATATGGTTGTGTTGTCAGTTGGGCATTGGTTTTTGCACCCAGCAGTGTATTTTGAGGGGGATGATGTTCTGGGGTGCCATTTTTGCCCTGGATTAAACCACACTGAGATTGAATTCTATGATGTGTTGAGGAAAGCTGTGAGGACTACTCTAAAAACCATAATTGAGAGGAGAGGGAATGGGAGTGGGATTGATGTGGTTCTGACGACGTTTTCACCTGCGCATTTCGAAGGGGAATGGGACAAGAATGGGGCTTGTTCAAAGACCAAACCCTACAAGGAGGGGGAGAAGCAGCTTGAAGGAATGGATGCTGAGATGAGGCAGCTGGAGGTGGAAGAAGTAGAGGCTGCTAGGGCAAATGGTGAGAAATTTGTAGGGTTTAGATTGGAGGCATTGGATGTGACTAAATTGTCCTTGATGAGGCCAGATGGGCATCCAGGGCCTTACATGAATAAGTTTCCATTTGCAGATGGGGTTCCTGAGAGGGTGCAGAATGATTGTGTGCATTGGTGCTTGCCAGGGCCTATTGACACATGGAATGAGATTCTGCTGGAGGTCATGAAGAAATGGAATCAGGGGAAGTGA
- the LOC126596321 gene encoding phytosulfokine receptor 1-like yields the protein MGAQDFWVFIFVIGFCLQARVSSSQNLTCNPNDLKALEDFMNGIDSVIDAWGSNFSSDCCKWAGITCNSSSSLGLNDSIDTYRVVKLELPKRRLVGNLSASLGTLDQLRTLNLSQNFLKHSLPISLFHLPNLEFLDLSSNDFSGPIPFDIELPSIRLLEISQNFLNGTLPASICDKSTQLRALKLAVNYFSGNLPPGLGNCTSVEDLRLGMNNFNGGVPEGLFRLRKLTQLNIQDNKLSGVLSEEFGNLINLVHLDISTNEFSGTIPDVFHRLGRLQNLVFHSNRFGGRIPPFLSSSSTISLLNLRNNSLQGTIDLNCSAMTSLTTLDLGSNQFDGPIPSNLPSCRHLNNVNLARNNFTGEIPESFKSFHSLSYLSLSNSSVSNISSALQILQQCRNLTTLVLTLNFRGEEFPADPTLHFEKLKVLIIANCRLTGVIPQWLSTSSRLQFLDISWNQLQGTIPGWFGNFSSLFYLDMSNNSLTGEIPRSLTGLPSLNSGRISIEEPSPDFLLLMKRNVSARALQYNQVWRFPPTLGLSNNNLSGPVWPEFGKLKLLHVLDLKFNSLAGPIPSSLSGMSNLETLDLSHNKLSGTLPPSLVNLNFLSKFSVADNQLYGVIPTGGQFSTFSSSSFEGNSLCGYDASPCPAGLDAPLRTWFGKSSKDYTGVIAGVGVGFVFGITCFIGLDRYVWTF from the coding sequence ATGGGTGCTCAAGATTTCtgggttttcatttttgttattgGGTTTTGCTTACAAGCTCGGGTTTCGAGTTCTCAAAACCTGACATGCAATCCAAATGATTTGAAGGCATTGGAGGATTTCATGAACGGTATAGATTCTGTGATTGATGCGTGGGGTAGCAATTTCTCATCTGATTGCTGCAAATGGGCAGGCATCACTTGcaattcttcttcctctctcggATTGAACGATTCCATTGATACTTATAGAGTGGTTAAGTTGGAGCTTCCAAAGAGAAGGCTAGTGGGAAATCTCTCTGCATCTTTAGGCACTTTGGACCAGCTTAGAACCCTCAATCTCTCTCAAAATTTCCTCAAACACTCGCTTCCAATTTCGCTCTTCCATTTGCCGAATTTAGAGTTCTTAGACTTGAGCTCTAATGATTTTTCCGGCCCCATTCCTTTCGATATCGAATTGCCTTCAATCCGGTTGCTTGAAATTTCTCAAAACTTTTTGAATGGTACCCTTCCGGCCAGCATCTGTGACAAGTCTACTCAGCTTCGAGCACTGAAGTTGGCTGTGAACTACTTCTCTGGCAACCTCCCACCAGGTCTTGGCAATTGTACTTCCGTGGAGGACCTCCGTCTAGGCATGAATAATTTCAATGGCGGTGTGCCCGAAGGTCTATTTCGTCTGCGAAAGCTAACCCAGTTGAACATTCAAGATAACAAGCTTTCCGGGGTGCTCAGCGAAGAATTCGGTAACCTCATTAATCTTGTTCATTTGGATATCTCAACTAATGAATTTTCAGGAACCATCCCAGATGTTTTCCACAGGCTTGGAAGATTACAGAATCTTGTATTCCATTCAAATCGTTTTGGTGGTCGGATACCCCCTTTCTTGTCGAGTTCATCGACCATCTCTTTGCTTAATTTGAGAAACAATTCATTGCAGGGCACAATTGATCTTAATTGTTCAGCAATGACTAGTTTGACCACTCTTGATCTCGGTTCCAATCAGTTTGATGGGCCTATTCCCTCCAATCTTCCCTCTTGTCGACATTTGAATAATGTCAATCTTGCCCGTAACAACTTCACGGGCGAAATACCAGAAAGCTTCAAGAGTTTCCATAGCCTCTCTTACCTCTCGCTGTCAAATTCCAGCGTTTCCAATATCTCTTCTGCCTTACAAATTTTACAGCAATGCCGGAACCTGACTACTTTGGTTCTCACCTTGAACTTCCGCGGCGAAGAATTTCCTGCTGATCCGACCCTTCATTTTGAAAAGTTGAAGGTTCTTATTATTGCAAATTGTAGGCTCACAGGTGTAATACCTCAATGGTTGAGTACTAGCAGCAGATTGCAATTTTTGGATATATCGTGGAACCAATTGCAAGGAACAATTCCAGGCTGGTTTGGCAATTTTAGCAGTCTTTTCTACTTGGACATGTCGAATAATTCGCTTACGGGTGAAATCCCTAGAAGCTTAACTGGATTACCGAGCCTCAATAGTGGGAGGATCTCCATTGAGGAACCTTCCCCTGATTTCCTTCTACTCATGAAGAGGAATGTAAGTGCACGAGCGTTGCAGTACAATCAAGTGTGGAGATTTCCACCGACGCTGGGACTAAGTAACAATAATCTTAGCGGACCAGTCTGGCCCGAGTTTGGGAAACTGAAATTGCTTCATGTTTTGGATCTCAAGTTCAACAGTCTAGCAGGACCGATTCCGAGTAGTTTATCTGGCATGTCCAACTTAGAGACTCTGGATTTGTCTCATAACAAGCTTTCGGGGACACTCCCGCCTTCGCTGGTCAATCTCAACTTCTTGTCCAAGTTTAGTGTTGCAGACAATCAGTTATATGGGGTGATCCCTACAGGAGGTCAGTTTTCGACCTTCTCAAGTTCAAGCTTTGAAGGGAACAGTCTTTGCGGATACGATGCTTCCCCTTGTCCAGCAGGACTGGATGCTCCTCTGCGAACATGGTTCGGGAAATCGAGCAAGGATTATACAGGAGTTATTGCCGGAGTCGGTGTTGGATTTGTATTTGGAATAACATGTTTCATTGGACTAGATAGGTACGTCTGGACTTTTTAA
- the LOC126596333 gene encoding uncharacterized protein LOC126596333: MAATVSLSFSLDPQQYHQHQHQHHCHLFSATHHFKPHQSIPFTPSTSSTILPKYPLSIFPKSDRFAFKASSSPSHSPTTTTATTTAADSTTTDSTTITTDSDTTTSTTSSFLEYPLRTGKFLSSEELEQLKLLEDFRYYQELESGSMWVRVMRPEELDITVGLLAESFAESMLLPSGYVSVLGYLVKQYLFERMELLPNTATLIAFYRRRKEEGKEEEEQHLEEVEEEDEVELLAGTVEVCFNKKGAVASPPTPTPPKNSPYISNMAVKKSLRRRGIGWHLLKASEELISQMSFSREVYLHCRMIDTAPFNMYKKAGYDIVETDTILVLLLLQRRKHLMCKKLPVLTNFSESDTFCSQEELTP; encoded by the exons ATGGCTGCAACTGTTtcgctctctttctctttggaTCCACAGCAGTACCACCAGCACCAGCACCAGCACCACTGCCATCTCTTCTCCGCCACCCACCACTTCAAACCCCACCAAAGCATTCCCTTCACTCCCTCTACCTCCTCAACTATTCTCCCCAAGTACCCACTTTCTATTTTCCCCAAATCAGACCGTTTCGCCTTCAAAGCCTCCTCCTCCCCATCTCATtctcccaccaccaccaccgccaccaccacagCTGCTGATTCCACTACTACTGATTCCACCACCATCACTACTGATTCCGATACTACTACTTCAACAACTTCGTCATTTCTCGAATACCCTCTTAGAACAGGTAAGTTTCTGAGCAGTGAAGAGCTCGAGCAGCTCAAACTCCTCGAGGATTTCAGGTACTACCAGGAATTGGAATCTGGGTCGATGTGGGTTCGGGTGATGAGGCCGGAGGAGTTGGACATCACCGTCGGGTTGCTCGCCGAGTCGTTCGCGGAGTCGATGCTTTTGCCTTCTGGGTATGTGTCTGTGCTGGGCTACTTGGTCAAGCAGTACTTGTTTGAAAGAATGGAGCTTCTTCCCAACACCGCCACGCTCATCGCGTTTtacagaagaagaaaagaagagggcaaagaagaagaagaacaacacctggaagaagtagaagaagaagatgaagttgaGCTTTTGGCGGGGACTGTGGAAGTTTGCTTTAACAAAAAGGGTGCCGTTGCCTCTCCTCCTACACCAACTCCTCCCAAGAATTCGCCTTACATTAGCAACATGGCGGTGAAAAAATCGCTTCGGAG GAGGGGCATTGGATGGCATCTTTTGAAAGCAAGCGAGGAACTAATCTCGCAGATGAGTTTCTCAAGAGAGGTGTACTTGCATTGCAGGATGATTGATACAGCTCCATTCAACATGTATAAAAAAGCAGGATACGACATTGTAGAGACGGATACCATTTTGGTTTTGTTGCTGTTGCAGAGGCGCAAGCACTTAATGTGCAAGAAACTTCCAGTCTTAACCAACTTTTCAGAATCGGACACGTTCTGTTCTCAAGAGGAATTAACACCATGA
- the LOC126596332 gene encoding probable serine/threonine-protein kinase PBL28: MPFGLVSAWNKRRRSKSHDLTDPWIYKPVEYWQLEDQTPQPTKRHHHGSSIFTLKEMEEATCSFSEENLLGKGGFGRVYRGTLRSGEVVAIKKMELPPFKAAEGEREFRVEVDILSRLEHPNLVSLIGYCADGKQRFLVYEYMQKGNLQDHLNGIGEAKMDWPRRLKVALGAARGLAYLHSSSAVGIPIVHRDFKSTNILLSDDFEAKISDFGLAKMMPEGKEIYVTARVLGTFGYFDPEYTSTGKLTLQSDVYAFGVVLLELLTGRQAVDITLGPNDQNLVLQVRHILNDRKKLRKVIDSELSRSSYTMESIAMFANLASRCVRPESSERPSMAECVKELQLSIYTNAKGLGVAVAPNKHMF; the protein is encoded by the exons ATGCCTTTCGGTTTAGTTTCGGCATGGAACAAGCGTCGGCGGTCGAAGTCCCACGACCTTACAGACCCTT GGATTTATAAACCGGTGGAGTACTGGCAGCTCGAGGATCAAACCCCCCAACCGACGAAAAGACACCATCATGGCTCGTCAATTTTCACACTCAAAGAAATGGAAGAGGCAACGTGTTCCTTCAGTGAAGAAAATCTGCTCGGAAAAGGAGGATTTGGGCGTGTATACCGGGGAACTTTGCGGTCAGGAGAG GTTGTAGCCATCAAGAAAATGGAGCTGCCTCCTTTCAAAGCAGCTGAGGGAGAACGAGAATTTCGGGTGGAAGTAGATATCTTGAGCAGACTTGAACACCCAAATCTGGTTTCTTTGATCGGCTATTGTGCTGACGGGAAGCAACGGTTTCTGGTGTATGAATATATGCAGAAAGGGAACCTGCAAGATCACTTAAATG GGATCGGGGAAGCGAAAATGGATTGGCCTCGACGGCTCAAGGTGGCACTTGGAGCAGCAAGGGGACTAGCGTATCTGCATTCTAGTTCTGCTGTCGGGATTCCTATTGTTCACAGAGATTTCAAATCCACCAATATTCTTTTAAGCGACGACTTTGAAGCAAAG ATATCGGATTTTGGACTCGCCAAGATGATGCCGGAGGGCAAGGAAATATACGTGACTGCTAGAGTGCTCGGAACATTCGGCTATTTTGATCCCGAGTATACATCG ACTGGAAAACTCACTTTACAAAGTGATGTTTATGCATTTGGAGTGGTTCTTCTTGAACTTCTGACTGGACGTCAAGCCGTTGACATTACCCTGGGACCAAACGATCAAAACCTAGTGCTACAG GTAAGACACATATTGAACGACAGGAAGAAACTGCGTAAGGTGATAGATTCTGAGCTGAGTCGAAGTTCATACACCATGGAATCTATAGCTATGTTTGCAAACCTGGCATCAAGATGTGTGCGTCCGGAGAGCAGTGAGAGACCCTCCATGGCAGAATGTGTGAAAGAGCTCCAGTTGAGTATCTATACAAATGCGAAAGGCTTGGGAGTGGCCGTGGCTCCTAACAAACACATGTTCTAA